DNA from Candidatus Thermoplasmatota archaeon:
GTGGAAATGCCCAGAATGTGGCGGGGTGATGTCCTGTCATAACGGCCTTTGCTTCGTATGCGACCTGGACAAGCTGAGGAAGAAGAAGCGGCTCTATCGGTGGGACAAGAAACCGGAATGACGCGCACTGTGGCCAATAGCTGACTGTTCAAATGAGAGCCTTCGCGCCGGATGTACCGGTAAGAAATGGAGCGATGACTGGGAGTCGTTGAATCAGAGGATTGTCGCACCGAGCTAGACTCAATCTCCTCTCCTATTCATCATGGAGGGGGAGATATGCGTCGCGCTGCTTGACAAGCACTGAAATGTGAGGGCAGAGACGGTTCTGAAGTTCCGGTTTGAACACGGCCATGATTTGGAAGGTCGTCTTTTCCCAACTTCGCCTTCTCCGAGAATCGGATTGAGTCCCGGGCCCGCGTCGTCACGAAGGCATCTTGTTGTGGATGACCTCGTTGATCCATTACCAGCTTCTTGTAGGCCTCCTCGCCCTTCGGCGTGAGGCGCAGACGTTCGTGCCCGT
Protein-coding regions in this window:
- a CDS encoding winged helix-turn-helix domain-containing protein, with the translated sequence MDRPDLYIVARILERLWREEQPMLKTRLRTASNVNYDVFRRYTSWMADRGIIAMEASNDGHERLRLTPKGEEAYKKLVMDQRGHPQQDAFVTTRARDSIRFSEKAKLGKDDLPNHGRVQTGTSEPSLPSHFSACQAARRISPPP